The following are from one region of the Stanieria sp. NIES-3757 genome:
- a CDS encoding caffeoyl-CoA O-methyltransferase encodes MVSAVENKKTARPVTPLGILVQQLETILKQAENEQVSAQLKVSLTQAYHLAAGIDPYLEECSSSESEALANLARKTQAEDWSKRFDDGETVRALEQEMLSGHIEGQLLKMLVSLTRSKRILEVGMFTGYSALAMAEAIPDDGCVIACEVDEYVAEFAQNCFATSPHGKKIEVRVAPALETMQQLADAGEAFDLVFIDADKKEYIDYFNLLLDSSLLSANGFICVDNTLLQGQPYLPEEQRSTNGKAIARFNRFVAEDERVEQVLIPLRDGVTIIKRK; translated from the coding sequence ATGGTAAGTGCAGTAGAAAATAAAAAAACTGCCAGACCGGTTACTCCTTTAGGAATTCTCGTCCAGCAGCTAGAAACCATCCTTAAGCAGGCGGAAAATGAGCAGGTATCCGCCCAACTTAAAGTATCCTTAACGCAAGCATATCATTTAGCAGCAGGTATCGATCCCTATCTGGAGGAGTGCAGTAGTTCCGAATCAGAAGCATTGGCAAATCTGGCACGAAAAACCCAAGCCGAAGACTGGAGTAAACGATTTGATGACGGCGAAACCGTCCGCGCCTTGGAACAGGAAATGTTGTCAGGGCATATCGAAGGGCAATTGTTAAAAATGTTGGTATCCCTAACGAGATCGAAACGAATCTTGGAAGTAGGAATGTTTACTGGTTACTCTGCTTTAGCAATGGCAGAAGCCATCCCCGATGATGGTTGCGTTATTGCCTGTGAAGTGGATGAGTATGTGGCTGAGTTTGCCCAAAATTGTTTTGCCACATCTCCTCACGGAAAGAAGATAGAAGTCAGAGTTGCCCCTGCTTTGGAAACTATGCAGCAGCTAGCCGACGCAGGAGAAGCGTTCGATCTAGTATTTATAGATGCAGATAAGAAAGAATACATCGATTACTTCAATCTGTTATTGGATAGTAGTCTGTTAAGTGCTAATGGTTTTATCTGTGTAGACAATACTCTGTTGCAAGGACAACCCTATCTACCTGAAGAACAACGTTCTACTAATGGAAAAGCGATCGCACGATTCAATCGTTTTGTCGCCGAAGATGAACGTGTTGAACAGGTATTAATTCCCTTGCGCGATGGCGTAACCATCATTAAACGTAAATAA